Proteins encoded together in one Solanum lycopersicum chromosome 7, SLM_r2.1 window:
- the LOC101252202 gene encoding fatty acid desaturase 4, chloroplastic, translating to MSSILPQNHAIRSSQRALDKIGTIQKRSSTNRAKSTFRHVLLPSRVYCISSSTSSSSSNIATITTKPPPVSEPLTYDPLTPITKNKMSNTKSVLNDPSLKSTWAHRAWMASGCTTVLIPLARSAAGALDSHTWAGPLIASCIGYIVADLASGIYHWGIDNYGNAESPVFGAQIDAFQGHHKWPWTITRREFSNNLHSLARAVTFTVLPINIFCNDPTTLAFVGVCSGCIMFSQQFHSWAHGTKSKLPSIVLALQDAGILVSREQHADHHRVPYNNNYCIVSGIWNSILDDSKFFELMEMIFFFKFGVRPRSWSEPNSEWIEEAEIQSISASH from the coding sequence ATGTCTTCCATTCTACCTCAAAACCATGCCATTAGATCCTCACAACGAGCCCTCGATAAAATTGGAACGATACAGAAAAGATCCAGTACAAATCGAGCTAAGAGCACCTTCCGCCATGTTCTCCTACCTTCACGAGTCTATTGTATCTCTTCCTCCACCTCCTCTTCCTCGTCCAACATTGCCACAATCACCACCAAACCACCACCCGTCTCAGAACCACTAACTTACGACCCACTCACTCCCATCACAAAAAACAAGATGAGTAATACGAAAAGTGTATTAAATGACCCGAGTTTAAAATCCACTTGGGCTCATCGAGCCTGGATGGCAAGTGGGTGCACCACCGTGCTAATTCCTTTAGCACGGTCTGCAGCAGGGGCACTCGACTCACATACGTGGGCCGGGCCCCTTATAGCAAGCTGCATCGGCTACATCGTAGCGGATTTAGCTTCCGGAATCTACCATTGGGGAATTGACAATTACGGCAACGCTGAATCCCCTGTTTTCGGAGCCCAAATTGATGCATTTCAAGGTCACCATAAATGGCCATGGACAATCACCCGACGCGAATTCTCTAACAATCTCCATTCCTTAGCACGAGCAGTGACATTCACAGTCCTTCCAATCAATATCTTCTGCAACGATCCAACTACTCTGGCGTTCGTCGGGGTTTGTTCAGGGTGCATTATGTTCAGCCAACAGTTTCATTCTTGGGCTCATGGTACGAAAAGTAAGTTACCTTCAATCGTGTTAGCATTACAAGACGCCGGAATACTCGTATCGAGGGAACAACACGCTGATCATCATCGCGTTCCGTATAACAACAATTACTGCATTGTTAGTGGAATTTGGAACTCGATTTTGGACGACTCGAAGTTTTTTGAGCTGATGGAgatgattttcttctttaaattcGGAGTTCGGCCAAGATCATGGAGTGAACCAAATTCAGAATGGATTGAAGAAGCTGAAATACAATCAATTTCTGCTTCACATTGA